From Triticum aestivum cultivar Chinese Spring chromosome 4A, IWGSC CS RefSeq v2.1, whole genome shotgun sequence, a single genomic window includes:
- the LOC123083388 gene encoding uncharacterized protein isoform X2: MAARALTAAGRRVAGQSLTRPTPLLASSSGASMNYSLANAQREEERGDVHGPAAAMTGAQVEAALNRKNVEVLQGEEEHVATATVLPDSDETVGGALDGGEDASWVPDQDTGVFVPADADADAHCGGAHPAPPHLYGGVGGPASVLDQAVFVREEEMEDVERPAMGLTDANDGSNNN; this comes from the exons ATGGCTGCACGAGCACtgaccgccgccggccgccgggtGGCCGGCCAGAGCCTGACCAGGCCGACGCCTCTTCTTGCCTCCTCCAG CGGGGCCAGCATGAACTACTCCTTGGCCAACGCGCAGCGTGAGGAGGAGCGCGGGGACGTCCATGGCCcggcggcggcgatgacggggGCGCAGGTGGAGGCCGCGCTGAATCGCAAGAACGTCGAGGTGCTCCAGGGCGAGGAGGAGCACGTCGCCACGGCCACGGTGCTGCCAGATAGCGACGAGACAGTCGGCGGCGCgctggacggcggcgaggacgCATCGTGGGTGCCCGACCAGGACACGGGCGTCTTCGTCCCCGCCGATGCCGACGCTGACGCCCACTGCGGGGGCGCGCATCCCGCCCCACCGCACCTGTACGGAGGCGTGGGCGGGCCGGCGTCGGTGCTGGACCAGGCGGTGTTCGTccgggaggaggagatggaggacgTGGAAAGGCCCGCCATGGGCCTCACCGATGCCAACGACGGCAGCAACAACAACTAG
- the LOC123083388 gene encoding uncharacterized protein isoform X1 has product MAARALTAAGRRVAGQSLTRPTPLLASSSSGASMNYSLANAQREEERGDVHGPAAAMTGAQVEAALNRKNVEVLQGEEEHVATATVLPDSDETVGGALDGGEDASWVPDQDTGVFVPADADADAHCGGAHPAPPHLYGGVGGPASVLDQAVFVREEEMEDVERPAMGLTDANDGSNNN; this is encoded by the exons ATGGCTGCACGAGCACtgaccgccgccggccgccgggtGGCCGGCCAGAGCCTGACCAGGCCGACGCCTCTTCTTGCCTCCTCCAG TAGCGGGGCCAGCATGAACTACTCCTTGGCCAACGCGCAGCGTGAGGAGGAGCGCGGGGACGTCCATGGCCcggcggcggcgatgacggggGCGCAGGTGGAGGCCGCGCTGAATCGCAAGAACGTCGAGGTGCTCCAGGGCGAGGAGGAGCACGTCGCCACGGCCACGGTGCTGCCAGATAGCGACGAGACAGTCGGCGGCGCgctggacggcggcgaggacgCATCGTGGGTGCCCGACCAGGACACGGGCGTCTTCGTCCCCGCCGATGCCGACGCTGACGCCCACTGCGGGGGCGCGCATCCCGCCCCACCGCACCTGTACGGAGGCGTGGGCGGGCCGGCGTCGGTGCTGGACCAGGCGGTGTTCGTccgggaggaggagatggaggacgTGGAAAGGCCCGCCATGGGCCTCACCGATGCCAACGACGGCAGCAACAACAACTAG